TCGTGGCCGGTTTCGCGGATCAAGTCGCCGATCTCGTCATGCAGCTCCGTCGGGAACGGACCGTCGCCGACGCGCGTCGTGTACGCTTTCGCGACGCCGATGACTTGGTTGATTTTCGTCGGGCCGACGCCCGAGCCGATGCACACGCCGCCCGCGGACGGGTTCGACGACGTGACGAACGGGTACGTGCCGTGGTCGATATCGAGCATGACGCCCTGCGCGCCTTCGAACAGGACGCGGCGGCCGGCGTCGATCGCGTCGTTCAGCACGATCGACGTGTCCGTCACGTACGGGCGCAGCGCTTCGGCATAGCCGAGGTACTCCTGCAGAATCGGCTCGACCTCGAGCCCCTTCGCGCCGTACACTTGCTCGATCAGGCGGTTTTTGTCCTCCATGATGCGGCGGAGCTTGCGCTCGAACTCGTCGGCGTACATGAGATCCGAAATCCGGATGCCGCTGCGCGCCGCTTTGTCCATGTACGCCGGGCCGATGCCTTTGCGCGTCGTGCCGATTTTGTCGGCGCCCTTGCGCTCTTCCTCGAGCCCGTCGAGCAGCAAATGATACGGCATGATCAAGTGCGCCCGGTCGCTGATCTTCAAGTTCTTCGTGGAAAATCCGTTGTCGTGGATGTACTGGATTTCCTCGATCAGCGCCTTCGGATTGATCACCATGCCGTTGCCGA
Above is a window of Paenibacillus sp. DNA encoding:
- a CDS encoding adenylosuccinate synthase, whose translation is MSTVVVVGTQWGDEGKGKITDYLAETAEVVARYQGGNNAGHTIMINNHKYKLTMIPSGIFYHEKLCVIGNGMVINPKALIEEIQYIHDNGFSTKNLKISDRAHLIMPYHLLLDGLEEERKGADKIGTTRKGIGPAYMDKAARSGIRISDLMYADEFERKLRRIMEDKNRLIEQVYGAKGLEVEPILQEYLGYAEALRPYVTDTSIVLNDAIDAGRRVLFEGAQGVMLDIDHGTYPFVTSSNPSAGGVCIGSGVGPTKINQVIGVAKAYTTRVGDGPFPTELHDEIGDLIRETGHEYGTVTGRPRRVGWFDSVVVRHARRVSGITGLSLNSIDVLTGLETVKICTAYRYRGETIDYYPSNLQMLSECEAVYEELPGWSEDVSNVKSLDDLPENARHYVERVSQLTGIPISIFSVGRNREQTHLVRPVYA